A region from the Chitinivibrionales bacterium genome encodes:
- a CDS encoding HAD family hydrolase produces MRFHAAVFDLDGTLLDTLADIAAAVNRALASLGLPPHQVDDYRLFVGEGIRVLAQRVLPPDRQSDAEVTACLSAINSEYGKGLFGETRPYPGISELLDALVKRKMSLAIVSNKPHDLTLRSVNKLLAGVPFGAVLGERKGVATKPDPAIALEAASQLHVEPAACVYIGDSGIDMQTAKRAGMFPVGALWGFRGKEELVRSGARALIGSPLELIKVIDNPFEGMAGSIGANGDMLKSLMDDKKFEREL; encoded by the coding sequence ATGCGCTTTCATGCCGCAGTGTTCGACCTCGACGGCACGCTGCTCGACACGCTCGCCGACATCGCGGCGGCGGTGAACCGGGCGCTTGCGTCGCTTGGCCTGCCGCCGCACCAGGTTGACGACTACCGGCTTTTTGTGGGCGAGGGGATAAGGGTGCTGGCGCAGCGGGTCCTGCCGCCCGACCGGCAAAGCGACGCGGAAGTAACGGCGTGCCTGTCCGCGATCAACAGTGAATACGGAAAAGGGCTGTTCGGGGAAACGAGACCATACCCCGGCATCTCCGAACTGCTGGATGCCCTTGTCAAAAGAAAAATGTCGCTCGCGATCGTGTCCAACAAGCCGCACGACCTCACGCTCCGGTCCGTAAACAAACTTCTGGCGGGCGTTCCCTTCGGCGCGGTGCTCGGCGAGCGAAAGGGCGTTGCGACAAAGCCGGACCCTGCCATCGCCCTTGAAGCGGCCTCGCAGCTCCACGTTGAGCCCGCCGCGTGTGTTTACATAGGAGACTCGGGCATCGACATGCAGACCGCGAAGCGGGCCGGCATGTTTCCGGTGGGCGCGCTGTGGGGGTTCAGGGGAAAAGAGGAACTGGTGAGGAGCGGGGCAAGGGCGCTGATCGGAAGTCCGTTGGAACTTATAAAGGTGATCGACAACCCCTTTGAAGGCATGGCGGGCAGTATCGGAGCCAATGGCGACATGCTCAAGTCGCTCATGGACGACAAGAAATTCGAGCGCGAATTGTGA
- a CDS encoding Lrp/AsnC ligand binding domain-containing protein: MVTALVLLTVDRDKVDTIAQQLSDMKGVSEVYSVAGRYDLAVVIRTKDNEGLADLVTGTMLKVKGIQKSETLISFRVYSKHDLESMFSI, translated from the coding sequence ATGGTCACCGCCCTCGTCCTTCTCACCGTCGACCGCGACAAGGTCGACACCATCGCGCAGCAGCTCTCCGACATGAAAGGCGTTTCGGAGGTGTATTCGGTCGCCGGCAGGTACGACCTGGCCGTGGTGATCCGCACCAAGGACAACGAGGGGCTCGCCGACCTCGTGACCGGCACCATGCTCAAGGTGAAGGGCATCCAGAAGTCGGAGACGCTCATCTCGTTCCGGGTGTATTCGAAGCATGATCTGGAGAGCATGTTCTCGATATAA
- a CDS encoding glycine hydroxymethyltransferase, with amino-acid sequence MPTNPVKAYCSATKPAKIESGFLAYIANLTEVSKVAPKVAASIVQELADQRSNLKLIASENYCSLSTQCAMANLLTDKYAEGIPRHRFYAGCGNVDDIEEYAAQQACKLFGCEHAYVQPHSGADANLIAYWAILNARVTAPALAKLADDNPAHLSRPDWDAIRRAAGNQRLLGMDYYSGGHLTHGYRQNVSAQMFDAYTYSVNKDTGLLDYEEIEKMALEIKPLILLAGYSAYPRRISFRRLREIADKAGSVLMVDMAHFAGLVAGGVFSGEFNPVAHAQVVTTTTHKTLRGPRGGLVLCTGEFAEHVDKGCPLVIGGPLGHIIAAKAVALTEANTAKFKTYARKIVENSAALAQACIAEGLTLATGGTDNHLMLINVRQAGLTGRQAESALRECGITLNRNSLPFDPNGPWYTSGLRIGTPAVTTLGMGKREMAVIASILADVIKATKPEITATGENAGKPSKAKYVIDANVKKQARERVLKLLDKFPVYPQIDLEFLKKYFK; translated from the coding sequence ATGCCGACCAATCCCGTCAAAGCCTATTGTTCCGCGACAAAACCGGCTAAAATCGAGTCCGGTTTTCTGGCCTACATCGCAAACCTCACGGAAGTTTCAAAGGTCGCGCCGAAGGTCGCCGCATCCATCGTTCAGGAGCTGGCAGACCAGCGCAGCAACCTCAAGCTCATCGCGAGTGAAAACTATTGCTCTCTGTCAACCCAGTGCGCAATGGCCAACCTGCTCACCGACAAGTATGCCGAGGGAATCCCCCGGCACCGGTTCTACGCTGGCTGCGGCAACGTTGACGACATCGAGGAATACGCGGCGCAGCAGGCGTGCAAGCTGTTCGGCTGCGAGCACGCCTATGTGCAGCCGCACAGCGGCGCCGACGCGAACCTCATCGCCTACTGGGCGATATTGAACGCTCGGGTGACCGCGCCCGCGCTCGCGAAGCTCGCCGACGACAATCCCGCGCACCTCTCGCGTCCCGACTGGGACGCAATCCGCCGCGCAGCGGGCAATCAGAGGCTGCTCGGCATGGATTATTATTCGGGCGGCCACCTCACGCACGGGTACCGGCAGAACGTGTCGGCGCAGATGTTCGACGCCTACACCTACAGCGTGAATAAGGATACGGGCCTTCTTGACTATGAAGAAATCGAGAAAATGGCCCTGGAAATAAAGCCGCTCATCCTGCTTGCGGGGTACAGCGCCTATCCGCGGCGCATCAGTTTTAGGCGGCTCCGCGAGATCGCGGACAAGGCTGGAAGCGTGCTCATGGTAGACATGGCGCATTTTGCCGGGCTCGTTGCCGGCGGCGTGTTTTCCGGTGAATTCAATCCGGTGGCGCACGCGCAGGTGGTGACCACCACCACGCACAAGACCCTGCGCGGCCCGCGCGGCGGCCTGGTGCTGTGCACCGGGGAATTCGCAGAGCACGTTGACAAAGGGTGTCCGCTCGTGATCGGCGGTCCGCTCGGCCACATCATCGCCGCAAAGGCCGTCGCGCTCACCGAGGCGAACACGGCCAAGTTTAAAACGTACGCACGGAAAATCGTGGAGAATTCTGCGGCGCTCGCGCAGGCCTGCATCGCCGAGGGCCTCACCCTGGCGACGGGCGGCACCGACAACCACCTCATGCTGATCAACGTGCGGCAGGCCGGCCTCACCGGCCGCCAGGCCGAGAGCGCCCTGCGCGAATGCGGGATCACGCTCAACCGCAACTCGCTGCCCTTTGATCCCAACGGCCCGTGGTACACGAGCGGCCTTCGCATCGGCACGCCCGCAGTCACCACGCTCGGCATGGGCAAGCGGGAAATGGCCGTGATTGCCTCGATCCTTGCCGACGTGATAAAGGCCACCAAGCCCGAAATCACCGCGACCGGCGAGAATGCCGGCAAGCCGTCAAAAGCAAAATACGTGATTGACGCAAATGTCAAGAAGCAGGCGAGGGAACGGGTGCTTAAATTGCTGGATAAATTCCCGGTATATCCGCAGATTGATTTGGAGTTTTTAAAAAAATATTTCAAATAA
- the panB gene encoding 3-methyl-2-oxobutanoate hydroxymethyltransferase: MKISGSSFLRQKKSGRPITMLTAYDFPSARILSQSGVDVILVGDSVGTNVLGYSHERQVTMDDMLHHAAAVCRGAGGVPVFADMPYRSYATPSLALKNAIRFVKSGAGAVKMEGGSTIIKQIALLRNNGIPVCGHLGYLPQSCPRPRVVGKTPEEATRLVHDALALEKAGAFMVVLEMVPMQLAQYITKLLSIPTIGIGAGPYCDGQVLVWHDMLGLSPVIFRHVKTFANGKEIISKAVSQYILDVRKRRFPTAANSSKLDENILAELDI, from the coding sequence ATGAAAATATCAGGATCCTCTTTTCTCAGGCAAAAGAAGTCGGGCCGGCCCATCACCATGCTCACGGCCTACGATTTTCCTTCCGCGCGTATTCTGTCACAGTCCGGCGTCGACGTCATTCTTGTGGGAGACAGCGTGGGCACCAACGTGCTCGGATACTCCCACGAGCGGCAGGTGACCATGGACGACATGCTCCACCACGCCGCGGCGGTCTGCCGCGGCGCCGGCGGTGTGCCGGTCTTTGCCGACATGCCGTACCGCTCGTACGCGACCCCTTCCCTTGCCCTGAAGAACGCCATCCGTTTTGTCAAGAGCGGCGCCGGGGCCGTTAAAATGGAAGGCGGCAGTACTATCATCAAACAGATCGCCTTGCTCCGCAATAACGGCATCCCGGTGTGCGGCCATCTTGGATACTTGCCGCAGTCATGTCCGCGTCCCCGCGTCGTCGGGAAAACGCCCGAAGAGGCAACGCGGCTTGTCCATGACGCTTTGGCGCTCGAGAAGGCCGGCGCGTTCATGGTCGTGCTTGAGATGGTGCCCATGCAGCTTGCGCAATACATTACCAAGCTGCTCAGTATCCCCACCATCGGCATCGGCGCAGGGCCCTACTGCGACGGCCAGGTGCTGGTGTGGCACGACATGCTGGGGCTTTCGCCGGTGATATTCCGGCATGTCAAGACTTTTGCCAATGGGAAGGAAATTATTTCAAAAGCGGTGAGCCAATATATTCTTGACGTGAGAAAAAGAAGGTTCCCCACGGCGGCAAATTCGTCAAAGTTGGATGAAAATATTCTGGCCGAATTGGATATTTGA
- a CDS encoding SGNH/GDSL hydrolase family protein: MQRCLLILLIQFQFIFSGCVRINSVKEVHPVKYSDWDTSFTVDHAVFSDTTTLARSIVSKGNNSRMWKFLNKISSGMAVRMGFIGGSVTAGVGASSPLNDYPSLLCSFIGKIYPGCRIEQINAGVGGTGSRFACSRAADDLLSKSPDCIIIEFAVNDDPLDSFGTMASMEGLVRQCLQNPDVPVIMLFYMNKTGDTVNQSFHDRVGSQYSLPMVSYRNVCWPLVQSGAINLDSIYFDAIHPNDHGHLICAYLLFSLMRQVALEHSADPDIPIPSPLITDLYQYAGIMKKADTSLSVAASGGWTDTLRELNRFGFISSHSADSLIIGTHTREVTIGYHVSKDHSARMEILLDNFVVDTVSNYFADDWGGGQMDLKRVFVDLGGSRSHKLTLITLDNDLFTIDYFLYAR, from the coding sequence ATGCAAAGATGCCTTCTTATTCTTTTGATTCAATTCCAGTTTATTTTTTCCGGATGCGTCCGCATAAATTCGGTTAAAGAAGTACATCCTGTCAAATATTCCGACTGGGATACTTCATTTACCGTTGACCACGCTGTTTTTTCCGATACTACCACTCTTGCCCGCTCGATAGTCTCCAAAGGCAACAATAGTAGAATGTGGAAATTTCTCAATAAAATATCAAGCGGCATGGCGGTACGCATGGGCTTCATCGGCGGCTCTGTGACAGCAGGCGTTGGTGCCTCTTCGCCGTTGAATGATTATCCCAGCTTACTTTGTTCGTTCATAGGTAAAATTTACCCTGGCTGCCGGATCGAACAGATTAATGCCGGCGTCGGAGGCACTGGAAGCAGGTTTGCCTGCTCGCGAGCGGCGGATGATCTTTTGTCAAAATCCCCTGATTGCATCATCATCGAATTTGCAGTAAATGACGATCCCTTGGATTCTTTCGGCACCATGGCCTCAATGGAGGGTCTTGTGCGGCAATGCCTGCAAAACCCTGATGTGCCGGTGATAATGCTGTTTTATATGAACAAAACCGGTGACACCGTAAACCAATCGTTTCACGACAGGGTAGGAAGCCAATATTCTCTGCCGATGGTCAGTTACCGTAACGTGTGCTGGCCTCTTGTTCAGAGTGGTGCCATCAACCTCGATTCAATTTATTTCGATGCGATTCATCCGAACGATCATGGGCATCTGATTTGTGCGTATCTACTGTTTTCTTTGATGCGCCAGGTTGCACTTGAACATTCAGCGGACCCTGATATTCCCATTCCTTCGCCACTCATCACGGATCTCTATCAATATGCCGGCATCATGAAAAAGGCTGACACTTCTTTATCAGTTGCCGCATCGGGCGGTTGGACAGACACGCTCCGTGAGCTTAACCGATTCGGATTTATTTCAAGCCACTCCGCAGATAGTCTTATTATTGGAACTCACACTCGTGAGGTCACAATCGGTTACCATGTTTCCAAAGACCATTCGGCACGCATGGAAATCCTTCTCGATAATTTCGTTGTTGACACTGTTTCAAATTACTTCGCCGATGATTGGGGCGGCGGTCAAATGGACTTGAAAAGGGTATTTGTCGATTTGGGAGGATCACGAAGCCATAAACTGACATTGATCACCTTAGATAACGACTTATTTACAATTGACTATTTTCTTTATGCAAGATAG
- a CDS encoding single-stranded DNA-binding protein — MAGVNKAILIGNLGKDPELKYLPSGQAVANFPLATTERRTDKNGQRQERTEWHNIVVYGKTAEVVNQYLKKGRSAYIEGRITTRSWDDKDGNKRYKTEIIANTVQFLGGPGGAGQQEPSATPDVVADSSGDGDAAPAAGPAGASDDLPF, encoded by the coding sequence ATGGCAGGCGTAAACAAGGCAATCCTTATCGGCAATCTGGGAAAAGACCCTGAGCTTAAATATCTGCCCAGCGGCCAGGCGGTCGCGAACTTTCCCCTTGCGACCACGGAGCGAAGGACCGATAAAAACGGCCAGCGCCAGGAGCGTACCGAATGGCACAACATCGTCGTGTACGGGAAAACCGCAGAGGTCGTCAACCAATACCTCAAGAAAGGCCGCAGCGCCTACATTGAGGGAAGGATAACCACGCGCTCGTGGGACGACAAGGACGGGAATAAACGGTACAAGACCGAGATCATCGCCAACACCGTGCAGTTTTTGGGCGGCCCCGGCGGCGCGGGACAGCAGGAGCCAAGCGCTACGCCGGACGTGGTTGCGGATTCGTCCGGAGACGGCGATGCCGCTCCCGCGGCGGGTCCTGCGGGTGCTTCAGACGATCTGCCGTTTTAA